Below is a window of Quercus robur chromosome 6, dhQueRobu3.1, whole genome shotgun sequence DNA.
ACGTTACGTAATGGTGATACAAATTAGAAAGAGCCCAAATCAAGCATTGTTATATAGATCTATTAGTGGTTTGTACCTTCATTGTCttatattaataaattcatatattttccTTGATGCAAGtatttattttgtcattttatgaATGCTCTTAATAAAAATGGTGTTTACTTTcaatatgtatgtgtgtgtgtggggtgtTTAGTGTTGACTTGAGTTTGAGTAGTTAAAAAAGATGGCCTGCACAAATTAATTTCGTGTATTTTTCTTTCAGTactatttgtaaatattttgtttgacAAATTAGCAACAAATTGTTATGCCTATATCATATGATGTTTTTAGATGTCTAAGTGATTGTTTTAAGCGTTTATGAATATTTTGGTTTTCATCTTCCTCATTTCATTAGTGTTTTCTCTaggatttttaagaaaataaattcagttttgtgttaaaaaaaaatgtttatttacACTATttgcttttttcaaaaaaaaaaaaaaatcctctacATTTTTCCCCTTCTAATACTTTTACCCATTTAAAAAAGTATACATACTCTAGATAGGTGCATATATTAATGTTGAAAGATAAGAATTTTTCACTATTACCCCAAAATTCATGGAATAACCATGTCCTCCCTCGGTACTATACAATCTCCCGAGGTGGGTAAGCCGAATGAACAAAAAATGTCAATCGCATTAACTTGAAATAGATAGAGaagataaaaatagaaaatagtagATTAGATTAAGAGTTTATAAGGAGACCAAAAATCAAGGAAATGTCTCTAACTCTAAAACTTTATGATCTCGTGAACTTCGTATTAATGTAGTTAGTCTGTGGAGGTTCTTATTGAGCTACCTCCTTGCAAGTGTCCTCTTCTTACAGCAGCTTGAGATAGCCCTATATATATGGCATATTTCAAGCTCACCACTTAGTCTCGGCCCTCTCGGGTTATAATTTATTAGGGTTTCAAATTATTAAGAGTTGGATAAGAGTTGGATAATTAGATAAGGATATGAATATATGATACATTGTTAGCTTAGTTTTTGAATAAATCTTACCTACTTAACTCCAACCCCTACCCCTCTTCCCCCTCATTTTATTAAGATATGATAGGATTTGAACTTATGACACTTAGagtgcgtttgggaagcgcgtTTTGCGCTTCCCAAACGCGTTTGCGTTTctgccttcttctttttttttttgccgaaaagtttgacttttcaacatATTTTCAGTCATATGTGGGtcccgtgtactgttcacggacccacaaatttcactttttaacaattttttcattaaaaataggtcccacaatactatttacacatttaaaaattattttgctacagtgtttttcagttttcaattttcagttttcagttttcagctgtatccaaacggacccttattCTATGTTGATTACTAATAAGTTAGCTGGATTCTACACGAAGTCTAAGCATTTGAACAAagttgataaagctaaaaacAGTAATTTATCAATCATAAGACTCAAAAAAGATTTATTTCTTATCAATGCAAAGGGCACATAATTTAAACACtgaaataaacaataaaaaaaaaaaaaaaaaaagcacaccaaagttttattttaatcaagCTGTAGGCATAGAATGTAAATGAGATCTGGCAATGCGACCTTTTGCTCCTTTTGGATAGAACCCACCGGGTTTATGCTCATTACCTCCACCATACACAATCCTTAATACCTCTTCTGGGGACCTTTCAAATGCAATGGAGTTTCTATTTCCAGCAAGTACGTTCCCTATGATCTTTCCCTCAGCACCTTCAACTAGGGGAACCACAAGGCCTTCGTCTTTAAAACCTGCATGCCCAAGCTTATTCCTTAATTCTGAAAAGCGATCTGTAAACTCTGCCACAGTTATTCCATATGGTGGCACCTTCACTGTTGCACGTTCGTATAATAAGGCTCGAATAATTGCATCTTGGCCTGATTCCACGGCTAAAAGGCCTGCAACAAGCTGAACATATCCACATCCacattttgttaaaataatggtttaatgaTGTGAACTTGACTTCTATCTCTACTCTACCAGGCAATCTACCTCTCATCTCAAAAAATGGTTGGGTTTAACTTAAACCTAGCATAACTTTTATCAATGTTATACCACTCAATATATAAAtcaaatgtaaattttgacaaatccaccattgaatAACTTGAATTATATTGTCTTCTTATAACTTATacgcatgaaaaatataaagatgactagagattaataattatgtcatctataaaatgtttaaaatttcaattttttactttaaaattggtagaaaaaagaagtttgtggattaaaaagtaaattacattgATTGATACAAActttggcatgcatgttaaaaatatggagaacatataatccaacaataggatttttaaaatattaatccaataaaaaaactattaagtGAATTATACTCTGTATAACTTGATTGTGGacctttaaaaaattacaaatttacttGTTAAGCTTTATCATTTTGTAGCGGAAAAATGATAGTTTATTCTATAAAAACAATGGTAGTGTGTGTGAATATATTTACATGCATATAGAAGCAATATATTGTTATTACTGTCTATTTCATAGAACATTACTAGGGATCGATAATCAAGTTTAACTCTTGGTTACCCTTTTGGAAGCAGGGGCTTGTAGTTTTGAATTTGCTCCAACATAGCCAGTGAGTCCAACATAAGGAATAAGGTAAGATGCAAGGAGAAAGTTTAGTCCACTAGCATAAGGATCAAAAGGTGGGGCCAATGGTCGCCCAAATGCACGATCAACCACTTTTGCAAATGATGCTGCACTTAAATCCAATAATGGTCTTGGAAATCCTTTAACTGTTTTTTGAATGGCCCTGCATCAAAAACTTAGTAATTAGTAccattatttataattttatagctATGATAGTATTTAAAATCTATAGTATCTACGTTATGATGATTGGTCTTTATCATCATGTCAAGGCATCAACgtggaattcaaatccaaatcacTTATTCAAGGGCAAAAATCTTTGTCAATTAAACTAACTGAAACCCGTTAGCCattaaacacacacaaaaaagagtgaaagaaattaaataatgaTTTCAAGAGAGAAACCTCAAGTGTCCAACTTCTTGGAAAGCAAATTGCTTGATAATATCCTGGGTAAAAGGGTCCAGCTTTGCCCTTTTAGCACCAATAGGTGATGGACCTCCCTTGGTTAA
It encodes the following:
- the LOC126689722 gene encoding desiccation-related protein PCC13-62-like; this translates as MALTATSTATITTLLVSLLFLPKFYSFELIIDYDYSSISKSDVDLLEFPLNLEFLEAEFFLHGSLGYGLDKFAPNLTKGGPSPIGAKRAKLDPFTQDIIKQFAFQEVGHLRAIQKTVKGFPRPLLDLSAASFAKVVDRAFGRPLAPPFDPYASGLNFLLASYLIPYVGLTGYVGANSKLQAPASKRLVAGLLAVESGQDAIIRALLYERATVKVPPYGITVAEFTDRFSELRNKLGHAGFKDEGLVVPLVEGAEGKIIGNVLAGNRNSIAFERSPEEVLRIVYGGGNEHKPGGFYPKGAKGRIARSHLHSMPTA